CCACCCTCCAACTTATTCCGTGTCCACCATATTTCGAGTAATAATACGTACGACTCCCTCCATCCTCGCTCCAGCCCTCAGAAATTAGAAGTCCTTGCCTGTTCAAATGCTTCCTCACCATGAAGAACACATTCCTTGTAAACACCTCCGCTGCGCTCCACTCTAATTCGGGCAGGATTGTGGTTAAGACTGGTTTTGTGTTTTCGCTTGTGTGAATTGCTTTGCTCTCAGTATGTCGAAGCCACGCTATTGCCAAATCAAAACTTCTAACGAATTCATATAGTCGCATTTTTTCATTCAAGTACTCATTCAAAAAAGCATTCATTTTCTCACACCTTTGAGTACTTCTCATACCTGCAAAAAAATTACCGCGTAAATAGGCCTCTGCCCATAACCTTCTCCTACGGTATAACTCCTTCACCCACTCATTCTCTACCACCCCACATTCATTAACCAACCTAGCCCACCGATCCTCAAACTCAAGAGTGCTACACTTTCTCTCCATCAGGTTATACAACCTGTTATTAAACTCCTCGCAGCGAATATTACTCCGTGCATTTCTATGCAAGTGCCACGAACATAGCCTGTGACAAGCATCTGGGAGAAGATTCTTTATGGCTCTTCGCATTGCACTGTCCCCATCTGTCATCACTGCTACTGGCTTTCTACCTTTCATAGCCTCTACAAATGTACTTAGCACCCATTCATATGTTTCAATCCTCTCATCTGATAGCAGGGCACAGCCAAAAATAGTACTGTTCAAATGGTTGTTTACCCCTGCAAGTACAACTAGTGGCTTGcggtatttatttgttttgtatgttGTATCAAACACCAATACATCTCCAAATACACTGAAGTCCGCACGAGATTTAGAATCTGCCCAAAACAACCTTGCCAATCTTCCTTCGTTATCCACATCATATTTATAAAAGAACATCTCATCGGCATCCTTCTTCGCTGCCAAGAACCCAAGTGCCCCTTCTGCATCGCCATTAAAAATATCTTTTCTACGTTCCTCGTCCATTCGGTTATACAGATCCTTAATGCAAAATCCCACGTTACTATACCCTCCAGCTTTGATAACAAAATGTTTCATTATCTGGCATATTCTGGCCCCAACCAACTTTAGACTTTTTGCCTGCGCATATTCTGCATCGCTCACTTTTCTATGCGACCTAATGTGTTGCACACTTGCCTCTGATGCCAGCGGGTGATTGTGCTCCATAATGAAGCGTGTCACCACATACTTTACCGATTCTATGTCATATTTCACGCGAAAGCAAGCCCCACACCCGGTTCTTGTGATTGGTTTTGCTTCTCTTTTCCGGTCTTCATAATTAAACCACTTTTCATTCCTATAACCTTCACAGCAACATACCCATTTTCTAAATCTTGAAATGCCATCTGCATCTCGTTTGCCATTACTTTTACGAATCCCAAATCCGCTTAGTTTCGCATACAAATTATAGAATTCCCCAGCTTCTTCTTCCGTGTCAAATGTTAATTTCATTACGTCATCCACGCCTATTGCGCCCACCAATTCATTGGCCTCCTCATCTTCGTGTCCTCCTATTGAACCACCGCTTTCTTCAATGAATGTGTGTCGGTCACACTCAGGTTCTTGGTTAAGGTCAAATGACCTTAACCTGCCGCAACCATCCATCCCCATTCTTCCGTTCTCTGTTTCCTGCACCATGTCATGAGTTTCAAAGTTATGGACAAAAGTACTCACCTTTGATTTCTCTACTTCTGTTCCACGCCGCTGCATTCTTTCACCACAGCTTCGGAAGGGCCTTCCTCAGATATATGTACCGTCACCGCCTGCGCCTGAATTTACGCCAGTAGACACCACCTCTGTCTATTCCGCCTTGACTTCTTCTTTACCAAATTTTTGCCTTCGTCCGACCTCACCACCTGTCTGCAAACACACCCATCACTGCGGGCCCCAACATGGCTGTGTGTTTAGTACCTATTACGCTTCCTCTTCGGTGGCCCCACCATGGCTTTGTTTAGTACACAAAGCTTCGTCTTCGATGTTTTATACAACAAAACCGGCACCGGCGTGTTAATTTTTATGCTTTCCGATAAATAATTTTGTATTCAACGAAATTGGGGTCTCCTGACTGTCTGATGGACGAATGCCGTAAAGCGCTGGTCGTTTATAAGACAACCGTTTTAACTACATTTTATCCCATAACCCAACATTTGTATTTAAGGCACGTTGGCAACTCTGTCACTGTAATGGTTGACAGGCacaaagagctggtcttttactCACCAACGGGTTTTGTTtcattttatccgataaatcaGTCTGTCTATATGGCACCGTCGGTATTATGTTGTTGTAATGGAAGAAAGCCAAGGGGAGCTCAAACTTTTAAACTGACACACCCGTTTCAATATAATAATGGTCCTCAAAATGGATTTAATCTTTAGTTGTAGTgcaggaaagccataaagagttggctctttattcaaaaatgcatttgtatttaaaattttctattcgCTAACATTTGTATTCGACGAAAATGGGTAGTCCGTTGTTATTATGGACGAAAGTGTTCAAAATTGGGGTTGTTTTAATAAAGTTAACGGGTTCATTTTTACTACTTAGGccattatatttatgttaattccATTTCATCCCAATGCATTTTCAGCTTGTGCTGTACGCTACATTTCCAATGTCCAAACCGCGGTTATAGGTCATCACTTCCTTTTCTACAATTATTCCCTTTTGCGTCCGTACTTGTCAGATTGCAACGTGGAGGCTTCTTTGCCATATTTTTTGCTTTCCACACCTGTTTTCTGAAGTTGCGAATGCACTACAGAAATTACCCGATATTCTGTTTTTAACTGGTACAGAGAATTCAGAATTTAAGGCTCTTAGTTTTGTAAGGTAACCAAGTTTTGCATTATCTTCACTTACATACACATCTCAGCTCGTAATCAACCTGTTTGTGTTAATCAGAAAATCTCTTCTCCTTGTTCATCTTGTAACTCTTATATAAGCCTCCAACAATACTGAATaagtttttatttctttatcTGGTGCTTTTATTCCACACAAATTTTGCTAATAGCTTGAGCTTTtaaatatgtgtgtgtgtgtgtgtgtgtttttgtgttTATGTGGCAAGGGATTTATATTCTGATCTGGTACTGGATTCTTTGTTTTATACTTGGAAAGAGATTGTTTGTCCAATACATTAGTAGATTCCTTCCATCTCTACCTCTTTTTCATGACTTCAGAGATATCATCATTTCTGAAATATCTCATACACGTCCAGACTAGAATAAGCAAACCGATGCTTCTAAATTCTTGGTTCTTTGGATCTTGAATTTCCCTTTCTGTTTATTGAGCAATTGGATATGGAATTTAAATCAAAGAAGAAGAGCTGCGAGATGAAAAGTGACAATATAAGAAGCGTAAAATCGATTAGCAATGCATCCGTACACACATATATTTGACAATCATCAATGATGAACCATATTAAGAGATTATTGACCTCAAAAAGATCGGCATGGAGGAAGCATGTATAGAGTCAAAAGTACTTTTTACCAGATGTTTGTCTGTTGGTCGATTTGAAAACTGAAAGTTCAAGTTATCAGTACTGGGGGCAAGCTTTCCTCATGTAGTTGCCAATCTCATAACAGGCTCCGCCAATTCTTTCATTGTACTGTTATCTTGACATTGTAGTGTACATTATCTTTATGCAGTTCTGACTACTTTTGACAGCTCATCCGGATTTGAGAACTGAAAATCAACATCTAGTTTATGGACATTAGAGTGGTAATCCCTGATTTCATCTAACGAAATCTCTAAATCTTAAATCTAATTAAAGATACAAAACTAGAAAACACATTAAATCTCAAATTCTACTATTTTTACCTGTCTTACCCAGCAAATCTCAAATTCTGGTTTCACCAATGCCCACAAACACATTAAAGAGGCACGGACATGTTGACTTGGGTGTTCAATAACTATTGAGACCTAAACATCATTATTAAGCTTAATTTTACTTAATCTTAAATTGCTAAATCTTATCAAATTTTACTCGTAACAACTCcttacttttgaaaattttt
The sequence above is a segment of the Coffea eugenioides isolate CCC68of unplaced genomic scaffold, Ceug_1.0 ScVebR1_189;HRSCAF=777, whole genome shotgun sequence genome. Coding sequences within it:
- the LOC113755993 gene encoding protein FAR1-RELATED SEQUENCE 5-like is translated as MQRRGTEVEKSKETENGRMGMDGCGRLRSFDLNQEPECDRHTFIEESGGSIGGHEDEEANELVGAIGVDDVMKLTFDTEEEAGEFYNLYAKLSGFGIRKSNGKRDADGISRFRKWVCCCEGYRNEKWFNYEDRKREAKPITRTGCGACFRVKYDIESVKYVVTRFIMEHNHPLASEASVQHIRSHRKVSDAEYAQAKSLKLVGARICQIMKHFVIKAGGYSNVGFCIKDLYNRMDEERRKDIFNGDAEGALGFLAAKKDADEMFFYKYDVDNEGRLARLFWADSKSRADFSVFGDVLVFDTTYKTNKYRKPLVVLAGVNNHLNSTIFGCALLSDERIETYEWVLSTFVEAMKGRKPVAVMTDGDSAMRRAIKNLLPDACHRLCSWHLHRNARSNIRCEEFNNRLYNLMERKCSTLEFEDRWARLVNECGVVENEWVKELYRRRRLWAEAYLRGNFFAGMRSTQRCEKMNAFLNEYLNEKMRLYEFVRSFDLAIAWLRHTESKAIHTSENTKPVLTTILPELEWSAAEVFTRNVFFMVRKHLNRQGLLISEGWSEDGGSRTYYYSKYGGHGISWRVDYDRSMENLICSCMKFESKGIPCAHMFRVMVVEGMNRIPEACISKRWTKGVYCSNNGMKAFVADEQLTQMARYGTLKSSCNTMCYYASYMDDAFNDLQQMFDKHSVDLKEKWIDRGYGGDGFAMDSRVRNDRSRRTFGLLDPRVSRCKGDHKHAEAKKKRKCGHCRQGTTNEHAHTKRIRTTQQFMMIIWKIVWMTRWKNHLKLVRAGATQANGEDLWLYHNHRVAVEGTQLANKEVQEKDEALLEALLRFAVTQ